One window of the Podospora pseudopauciseta strain CBS 411.78 chromosome 4, whole genome shotgun sequence genome contains the following:
- a CDS encoding hypothetical protein (EggNog:ENOG503P81U; antiSMASH:Cluster_6), translated as MTTPVPTPLLKLPLLLHLLTETPASLSFLFFPHSQLPSASPQALLILQNYGGLLLSTNLITLIFLLRPNFDSLSALVALSLGSYHIWPIYRAYARLNLAQGKRKNEEKILGGPVVHFWVHVFCLVSLVGSGVFGLG; from the coding sequence atgACAACCCCCGTCCCTACTCCCCTCCTtaaactccccctcctcctccacctcctgaCCGAAacccccgcctccctctccttttTGTTCTTCCCCCATTCCCAACTCCCCTCCGCATCCCCCcaagccctcctcatcctccaaaaCTACggcggcctcctcctctcgaCCAACCTAATcaccctcatcttcctcctccgaccAAACTTCGACTCTTTATCTGCGCTTGTGGCGCTGTCACTGGGGAGTTACCACATCTGGCCTATCTACCGGGCTTATGCCCGGCTCAACCTCGCACaagggaagaggaaaaaCGAAGAGAAAATCCTGGGGGGACCGGTGGTGCACTTTTGGGTTCATGTCTTTTGTCTAGTTTCGCTGGTCGGGAGTGGGGTTTTTGGGCTGGGGTGA